CCGCACGTACAAAATCGTCCGAGCTGTCTAATACAGTATATCCGAAATTCATTTTTGACATTTCGAGCAATACCCGAAGAATTTTACTTCGTGATCGGCGATCTGGAACCCGCAGCGTGCTTCGATCTCTGCCTCGAGCGTTTCGAGCAGGTCATCACTGAACTCCATAACCTCACCGCAGCCATGACAGATCAAATGGTGGTGATGATGACCGTCTGTTGCTTTGGCAAGTTCATAACGACTGCACCCGTCGCCGAATTCGATCTTCTGCAAGATCGCCAGTTCAACGAGCAAGTCAAGCGTGCGGTATACAGTCGCCAGACCGATCTCATATTCTTGGTCGCGCAAGATCTTGTGCACTTCTTCAGCGCTGAAATGTTTATCGTCTTGTTTCAAGAATACTTGCAGCACGATCTGTCTTTGCGGCGTCATTTTGTATTGACGAGCCTGTAATTTCTGTTTCAATTCATCCATGCTTATGTTCATATACGCCACCTTCTTCTTTCCACCAAAAGTGTTTTATTAAAATTCGCACCGTTGCGATCACAGGCAGTGCCAATATCATGCCACCGACACCATACAATTCTCCTGCCAGCAAAAGTCCCGTAATAACGATGACAGGATGCAAATGAATGGACCCTCCCATGATCTTAGGTACGATAATATGATTCTCAACTTGTTGCACGATCAAATAAAATAGTGCTGTCTTGAGCGCGATCATTGGTGTTATGGTAAGTCCAAGCACTATTGCAGGGATCGCCGCCAAGATCGGCCCGATAATAGGGATCGCTTCCGTAACGCCCGCCAGACATGCCAACACGAACGGATACGGTATCTTTAAAAAAAGCAGTCCTCCGAACACCATAGCTCCCACCAATAAGCACACCAATATCTGCCCTTGCAGATAACCGCCGATAGCGCGTGCCACCTCTGTCAAAAGCGTACGCACTTTCTCACGATAACGCTCATCAACGAGCGATAAGACGTTGTCGGCAAGAAGCCGGTAGTCTTTGAGCAGGAAAAATATCAATACAGGAATCACGATGAAATCAATGATTCCCGAAAATATTTCTATCGAAAAAGTTGCCATCTTTTTGGCGAAATCAAGTCCGATCGTCATGCTGTTTTGCAACACATCTTTTATCATGCCTTGCAGTTCTTCACCGTAGAACCGATTATCGTTGACATTCTGCGCCAATGCGACCAAGACTTGCTGCAAGCTCTGCAAGATAGCAGGAATATTCTCCGATAAATGGACGATTTCTTTCACGATCGGCCGTACAATAAAGCCCGCCAGAAGCACTAGTGCGGCAACAGCAATAAGTATCGAGGTTATGATCGCCACACTCTTGCCGTATCCACTCGGACTTGGCCACCAAGAAAATGCAATCAGTCTTACTACCAACGGATGAAGCAAAAAAGCACCCGCCACCGCAATTAAGATCGGTATATAGATCGGTGTTGCCGAAGCGATCATCAGAAGCAATACGGATAATACAATCACACGAAACAAGACATGAGATCGCACTTAGCCGCGCCCTCCTCGTATGTGCTACCTATTAAAAAATAAACGGATTCTGTTCTTTTTCCGTACCGATATCGGTCGCAGGTCCATGTCCC
Above is a window of Selenomonadales bacterium DNA encoding:
- a CDS encoding transcriptional repressor; protein product: MNISMDELKQKLQARQYKMTPQRQIVLQVFLKQDDKHFSAEEVHKILRDQEYEIGLATVYRTLDLLVELAILQKIEFGDGCSRYELAKATDGHHHHHLICHGCGEVMEFSDDLLETLEAEIEARCGFQIADHEVKFFGYCSKCQK
- a CDS encoding AI-2E family transporter; its protein translation is MRSHVLFRVIVLSVLLLMIASATPIYIPILIAVAGAFLLHPLVVRLIAFSWWPSPSGYGKSVAIITSILIAVAALVLLAGFIVRPIVKEIVHLSENIPAILQSLQQVLVALAQNVNDNRFYGEELQGMIKDVLQNSMTIGLDFAKKMATFSIEIFSGIIDFIVIPVLIFFLLKDYRLLADNVLSLVDERYREKVRTLLTEVARAIGGYLQGQILVCLLVGAMVFGGLLFLKIPYPFVLACLAGVTEAIPIIGPILAAIPAIVLGLTITPMIALKTALFYLIVQQVENHIIVPKIMGGSIHLHPVIVITGLLLAGELYGVGGMILALPVIATVRILIKHFWWKEEGGVYEHKHG